In Euzebya sp., a single genomic region encodes these proteins:
- a CDS encoding Uma2 family endonuclease: MTTLSAPITELPERFRPLTREEYLALGDLGVFAGQRVELVGGVIVEMPPINPPHNGTVILLTKLLVEAAGDRYAVACQGGLDLDPISQPMPDFMILSPRDYRQANPDPATALAIIEVADSSLRFDLGEKARRYAMAGVPVYWVIDLGGRTVHVHTDPRSDGTWGRVTRLRDGAHPIGDLDLTIDLDIVLGR, from the coding sequence GTGACCACGTTGAGCGCGCCCATCACCGAGCTCCCCGAACGGTTCCGCCCCCTCACGCGCGAGGAGTACCTCGCGCTGGGCGACCTGGGCGTGTTCGCCGGCCAGCGCGTCGAGCTCGTCGGGGGAGTGATCGTCGAGATGCCGCCCATCAACCCGCCGCACAACGGCACGGTGATCCTGCTCACCAAGCTGCTCGTCGAGGCCGCCGGCGACCGCTACGCCGTCGCCTGCCAGGGCGGGCTGGACCTCGACCCGATCTCCCAGCCGATGCCGGACTTCATGATCCTCAGCCCCCGCGACTACCGGCAGGCGAACCCCGACCCCGCCACCGCCTTGGCGATCATCGAGGTGGCCGACTCCTCCCTCCGCTTCGACCTCGGCGAGAAGGCCCGCCGCTACGCGATGGCCGGCGTGCCGGTCTACTGGGTCATCGACCTCGGCGGCCGCACCGTCCACGTCCACACCGACCCGCGGTCCGACGGGACCTGGGGGCGGGTGACCCGACTGCGCGACGGGGCCCACCCGATCGGCGACCTGGACCTGACGATCGACCTCGACATCGTCCTGGGGCGCTGA
- a CDS encoding VOC family protein: MPRLDAIGLVAADLAATLRFYRLLGVPFPEEGEGHVEAQLDGGLRLMVDTEAVVQSFSDWTPPAGGTPRTALAFLCDDPADVDATHAAVLDAGFASHVAPFDAPWGQRYATVLDPDGNHVDLFAPLT; the protein is encoded by the coding sequence ATGCCCCGACTCGACGCCATCGGCCTGGTCGCCGCCGACCTGGCGGCCACCCTCCGCTTCTACCGCCTGCTGGGCGTGCCGTTCCCCGAGGAGGGGGAGGGGCACGTCGAGGCGCAGCTCGACGGCGGCCTGCGGCTGATGGTGGACACCGAGGCGGTCGTGCAGTCCTTCAGCGACTGGACCCCGCCGGCGGGCGGCACCCCGCGGACCGCCCTCGCCTTCCTGTGCGACGACCCGGCCGACGTCGACGCGACCCACGCGGCGGTCCTGGACGCGGGGTTCGCCAGCCACGTCGCGCCGTTCGACGCCCCCTGGGGGCAGCGCTACGCGACCGTGCTCGACCCCGACGGCAACCACGTGGACCTGTTCGCCCCCTTGACCTGA
- a CDS encoding ketopantoate reductase family protein — translation MRFIVVGAGAIGGTLAAQLHVTGQDVEVVARGDHLDAIRSGGLVRVAPDGRAVAHVRAHAQVSDAVIDDDTVVVLATKVHQVEPVLDELLAHAGPDVPVACVHNGVEGERLAARRFRRVHGVLINVPGVHLTPGEVQVFATAPRGVLDIGRWPSGVDDTTRAIADAWTRAEFLSEACEDVMARKWAKLLGNVGNVLQVLCGTDREGWDQLYERVRDEAEAVVAAAGITVDAATQQHRAQLVARADIGDVRRPGGSTWQSAVRGQPVETTALNGEICLLGRLHGVPTPANDLVQAEALALVAAGDPIGSRDQAALLARLDTG, via the coding sequence ATGCGGTTCATCGTCGTCGGCGCCGGTGCCATCGGGGGCACCCTCGCCGCCCAGCTGCACGTCACCGGACAGGACGTCGAGGTCGTGGCGCGCGGAGACCACCTCGACGCGATCAGGTCCGGCGGCCTCGTCCGGGTGGCGCCGGACGGGCGCGCGGTCGCCCACGTCCGAGCCCACGCGCAGGTGTCGGACGCCGTCATCGACGACGACACCGTCGTCGTGCTCGCCACGAAGGTCCACCAGGTCGAGCCGGTCCTCGACGAGCTGCTGGCCCACGCCGGGCCGGACGTGCCCGTCGCCTGCGTCCACAACGGGGTGGAGGGCGAGCGGCTGGCGGCCCGCCGGTTCCGACGGGTCCACGGCGTGCTGATCAACGTCCCCGGCGTCCACCTGACCCCCGGCGAGGTGCAGGTCTTCGCCACCGCACCACGCGGTGTGCTCGACATCGGGCGCTGGCCGTCAGGGGTCGACGACACGACCCGCGCGATCGCGGACGCCTGGACCCGCGCGGAGTTCCTCTCCGAGGCGTGCGAGGACGTCATGGCCCGCAAGTGGGCGAAGCTGCTCGGCAACGTCGGCAATGTCCTGCAGGTGCTGTGCGGCACCGACCGGGAGGGGTGGGACCAGCTCTACGAGCGGGTCCGCGACGAGGCGGAGGCCGTGGTCGCGGCGGCCGGCATCACCGTCGACGCCGCGACCCAGCAGCACCGGGCACAGCTGGTCGCGCGGGCGGACATCGGCGACGTCCGGCGGCCGGGCGGCTCGACCTGGCAGAGCGCGGTGCGCGGGCAGCCGGTGGAGACGACGGCCCTGAACGGCGAGATCTGCCTGCTCGGACGGCTGCACGGCGTCCCGACCCCGGCGAACGACCTGGTGCAGGCCGAGGCGCTGGCCCTCGTGGCCGCGGGCGACCCGATCGGCAGCCGCGACCAGGCAGCGCTGCTCGCACGCCTCGACACCGGCTGA
- a CDS encoding ABC transporter permease, with protein MSTTTAPARQFEAAPTGPSWVVKDVLVIVGRNLMKIRRSPQLMIFSIVQPVMFVLLFNYVFGGALQLPEGFQGDYINFLLPGVFAQTALFGSTQSGIALNEDMRAGIVDRFRSLPMARSAVLAGRTIADAFRSFLTVLLMIGVGYLLGFRFQAGFGAALGAIGLTVATAFAFSWISVNIGMRAPDAETAQVGGFIWVFPLVFASSAFVPTDFMPGWLQAFANNSPVTAVVNGVRSLVNGGPTAGDVWFGLAWVVGILAITVPLAIRGYRKAT; from the coding sequence ATGAGCACCACCACCGCACCCGCCCGCCAGTTCGAGGCCGCGCCCACCGGGCCGAGCTGGGTCGTCAAGGACGTCCTGGTCATCGTCGGCCGGAACCTGATGAAGATCCGTCGCTCCCCGCAGCTGATGATCTTCTCGATCGTCCAGCCCGTCATGTTCGTGCTGCTCTTCAACTACGTGTTCGGCGGCGCGCTCCAGCTCCCCGAGGGCTTCCAGGGCGACTACATCAACTTCCTCCTCCCCGGCGTGTTCGCCCAGACCGCGCTGTTCGGCTCGACCCAGTCGGGCATCGCCCTGAACGAGGACATGCGCGCCGGGATCGTGGACCGCTTCCGATCCCTCCCGATGGCCCGCTCCGCCGTCCTCGCCGGCCGGACCATCGCCGACGCGTTCCGCTCGTTCCTGACCGTGCTGCTGATGATCGGCGTCGGCTACCTGCTGGGGTTCCGCTTCCAGGCGGGGTTCGGCGCCGCCCTCGGCGCGATCGGCCTGACCGTGGCGACGGCGTTCGCGTTCAGCTGGATCAGCGTCAACATCGGCATGCGCGCCCCGGACGCCGAGACCGCGCAGGTCGGCGGGTTCATCTGGGTCTTCCCGCTGGTGTTCGCGTCGAGCGCGTTCGTGCCGACCGACTTCATGCCCGGCTGGTTGCAGGCCTTCGCGAACAACTCCCCGGTGACGGCGGTCGTCAACGGCGTCCGCTCGCTCGTCAACGGCGGCCCGACGGCAGGGGACGTGTGGTTCGGCCTGGCCTGGGTCGTCGGGATCCTGGCGATCACCGTCCCGCTCGCGATCCGGGGCTACCGCAAGGCCACCTGA
- a CDS encoding ATP-binding cassette domain-containing protein, with the protein MSEPMISVQGVRRTFGDRGRDQVVALDGVDLEVPEGTVQGLLGPNGAGKTTLVRILATLLAPTEGRATVAGLDVERDTMAIRSVIGLAGQYAAVEPDMTGRENLVMVGRLYHLQTPEARRRADEVLERISLTEAADRPVKTYSGGMRRRLDLAASLVGRPQVLFMDEPTTGLDPRSRIELWGLMQELVDDGTTLLLTTQYLEEADHLADSIAVIDRGRIIAEGTADELKTRVGGDVLQLTVADRTRTVEAAEALADLGPETPRTDEFTGDVHVATGLGAQALVQAVRRLDTAGIEVADLALRRPTLDEVFLTLTGESASDVADDPAATGRRGRGRRRTEAATR; encoded by the coding sequence ATGAGCGAACCGATGATCAGCGTCCAGGGGGTGCGGCGGACCTTCGGCGACCGCGGCCGGGACCAGGTCGTCGCCCTGGACGGCGTGGACCTGGAGGTGCCCGAGGGGACCGTCCAGGGCCTGCTGGGCCCGAACGGCGCCGGCAAGACGACCCTCGTCCGGATCCTGGCGACCCTCCTCGCCCCCACCGAGGGCCGGGCCACCGTCGCCGGCCTCGACGTCGAGCGGGACACGATGGCCATCCGGTCGGTGATCGGCCTGGCCGGTCAGTACGCGGCCGTCGAACCCGACATGACCGGGCGGGAGAACCTCGTCATGGTCGGCCGGCTGTACCACCTGCAGACCCCCGAGGCGCGCCGTCGCGCCGACGAGGTGCTCGAGCGCATCAGCCTGACCGAGGCCGCCGACCGGCCCGTGAAGACCTACTCCGGCGGCATGCGCCGTCGGCTCGACCTCGCCGCCTCCCTGGTCGGCCGTCCGCAGGTCCTGTTCATGGACGAGCCCACGACCGGCCTCGACCCGCGCAGCCGGATCGAGCTGTGGGGGCTCATGCAGGAGCTGGTCGACGACGGGACCACGCTCCTGCTGACCACCCAGTACCTGGAGGAGGCGGACCACCTCGCGGACTCGATCGCGGTGATCGACCGCGGACGGATCATCGCCGAGGGGACCGCGGACGAGCTGAAGACCCGCGTCGGCGGTGACGTCCTGCAGCTGACCGTCGCCGACCGGACCCGCACCGTCGAAGCCGCCGAGGCGCTGGCCGACCTCGGCCCCGAGACCCCGCGGACCGACGAGTTCACCGGCGACGTCCACGTCGCCACGGGCCTCGGCGCCCAGGCGCTGGTGCAGGCCGTCCGCCGCCTGGACACCGCCGGCATCGAGGTCGCCGACCTCGCGCTGCGCCGCCCCACCCTCGACGAGGTGTTCCTGACCTTGACCGGCGAGTCCGCCAGCGACGTCGCCGACGACCCCGCAGCGACCGGCCGGCGTGGCCGCGGTCGCCGCCGTACGGAGGCCGCGACGCGATGA
- a CDS encoding MarR family winged helix-turn-helix transcriptional regulator translates to MEQEGRGAVVKDVVRMMFELTGMLRAHMDRSAAALDLTPMQARALFVTHIPVPMRQVADALHCDASNITGIVDRLEERGLMRRVTDPEDRRRRNLLITDEGKVVNERLRDLLRDGNPVLALDDDEIEVLHGLLLKVLASGTPADVVDRRAAAEEVADRAP, encoded by the coding sequence ATGGAACAAGAGGGGCGAGGCGCGGTCGTCAAGGACGTCGTGCGGATGATGTTCGAGTTGACCGGGATGCTCAGAGCGCACATGGACCGGTCCGCCGCGGCCCTCGACCTGACGCCGATGCAGGCGCGTGCGCTGTTCGTGACCCACATCCCGGTGCCGATGCGCCAGGTCGCCGACGCGCTCCACTGCGACGCGAGCAACATCACCGGCATCGTCGACCGGCTGGAGGAGCGGGGGCTCATGCGCCGCGTCACCGATCCCGAGGACCGCCGCCGCCGCAACCTGCTGATCACCGACGAGGGGAAGGTCGTCAACGAGCGGCTGCGTGATCTGCTGCGAGACGGGAACCCGGTCCTCGCCCTCGACGACGACGAGATCGAGGTCCTGCACGGCCTGCTGCTGAAGGTGCTGGCGTCGGGGACGCCCGCCGACGTGGTCGACCGCCGGGCGGCGGCTGAGGAAGTCGCGGACCGAGCCCCCTGA
- a CDS encoding threonine/serine dehydratase, producing the protein MTEDVRLPTAADVREAADRIAGHAVRTPLLSSPRLDARLGGRLLIKAESLQRVGAFKFRGAVNRISRLTEEERARGVLAFSSGNHAQAVAHAAALFGVSAVIVMPEDAPAVKLRNTREYGAEVVTYDRYTEDREGVGMAVAAERGMVVVPPFDDPHVIAGQGTLGLEVVQQARERGATLDAFVVPTSGGGLTAGCALALEAESPATELWGTEPVDFDDTRRSLEAGERVRNDPAARSICDAVQTETPGRLTFGINQRLLTGIVTVTDDEALEAMAVAMTELKVVVEPGGAIALAAALTGRVEVEGRTVAVVCSGGNADPGVLVRALERL; encoded by the coding sequence GTGACCGAGGACGTCCGGCTGCCGACCGCCGCAGACGTCCGCGAGGCCGCCGACCGCATCGCCGGTCACGCCGTCCGGACTCCGCTGCTTTCGTCGCCGCGGCTGGACGCCCGCCTCGGCGGTCGGCTGCTGATCAAGGCCGAGTCGCTGCAGCGCGTCGGCGCGTTCAAGTTCCGCGGCGCGGTCAACCGGATCAGCCGCCTGACCGAGGAGGAGCGCGCCCGCGGCGTGCTCGCGTTCTCCTCCGGCAACCACGCCCAGGCGGTGGCCCACGCGGCGGCGCTGTTCGGGGTCAGCGCCGTCATCGTGATGCCGGAGGACGCGCCGGCGGTCAAGCTGCGCAACACCCGAGAGTACGGCGCCGAGGTCGTCACCTACGACCGCTACACCGAGGACCGCGAGGGCGTCGGCATGGCCGTCGCCGCCGAGCGCGGGATGGTGGTCGTCCCGCCCTTCGACGACCCCCACGTGATCGCGGGGCAGGGCACCCTGGGCCTCGAGGTCGTCCAGCAGGCGCGGGAGCGGGGCGCGACGCTCGATGCCTTCGTCGTGCCGACATCGGGCGGCGGGCTGACGGCCGGGTGCGCGCTGGCGCTCGAGGCGGAGTCCCCCGCCACCGAGCTGTGGGGCACCGAGCCGGTGGACTTCGACGACACCCGACGCTCCCTCGAGGCCGGCGAGCGCGTCCGCAACGACCCCGCGGCCCGGTCCATCTGCGACGCGGTGCAGACCGAGACGCCGGGGCGGCTGACGTTCGGGATCAACCAGCGCCTGCTGACGGGGATCGTCACCGTGACCGACGACGAGGCGCTCGAGGCGATGGCCGTCGCGATGACCGAGCTGAAGGTCGTCGTCGAGCCGGGCGGCGCGATCGCCCTGGCCGCCGCGCTGACCGGCCGGGTCGAGGTGGAGGGGCGGACCGTCGCCGTCGTGTGCTCCGGCGGGAACGCCGACCCCGGCGTGCTGGTCCGGGCGCTCGAGCGGCTCTGA